A stretch of Myxococcus hansupus DNA encodes these proteins:
- a CDS encoding alpha/beta fold hydrolase, with the protein MSGSARYFHQDRLRVPDGAELYYQVQGDGLPGIVLCDGLGCDGFAWKYLSPYLARRHRVLRWHYRGHGSSTVPQDRSRIGMLYTCDDLRRMLDATGMERVVLFGHSMGVQVALEFHRRYAHRVSGLVLVCGSYGNPLDTFHDSTALKRAFPLIRRVVERYPAQSARLIHAMLRTELAVQLAISLEMNRERIARNDLAPYFDHLARMDPVVFVRTLDSMAEHNAWDHLPHVDVPTLVVAGGQDKFTPGWISEEMADRIPGAELELIPDGTHTAPLEAPGLVEARVERFLRERLNVRTGVASPEPLPPGSPPAAL; encoded by the coding sequence ATGAGTGGCAGCGCGCGGTACTTCCACCAGGACCGGCTGCGCGTCCCGGACGGCGCGGAGCTGTACTACCAGGTCCAGGGGGACGGCCTTCCCGGCATCGTCCTCTGCGACGGGCTGGGCTGTGACGGCTTCGCGTGGAAGTACCTGTCGCCCTACCTGGCGCGGCGCCACCGCGTGCTGCGCTGGCACTACCGGGGCCATGGCAGCTCCACCGTGCCGCAAGACCGTTCGCGCATTGGCATGCTGTACACCTGCGACGATTTGCGGCGGATGCTGGACGCCACCGGGATGGAGCGCGTCGTCCTCTTCGGCCACTCCATGGGCGTCCAGGTGGCGCTGGAGTTCCACCGCCGCTACGCCCACCGCGTCTCCGGGCTCGTCCTGGTGTGCGGCAGCTACGGCAACCCGCTGGACACCTTCCACGACTCCACCGCCCTCAAGCGCGCCTTCCCCCTCATCCGGCGCGTGGTGGAGCGCTACCCGGCCCAGTCCGCCCGCCTCATCCACGCCATGCTGCGCACGGAGCTGGCCGTGCAGCTCGCCATCTCCCTGGAGATGAACCGCGAGCGCATCGCCCGCAACGACCTGGCCCCCTACTTCGACCACCTGGCCCGGATGGACCCTGTCGTCTTCGTGCGCACCCTGGACTCCATGGCCGAGCACAACGCCTGGGACCACCTGCCCCACGTGGACGTGCCCACCCTGGTGGTGGCCGGGGGGCAGGACAAGTTCACCCCGGGGTGGATCTCCGAGGAGATGGCGGACCGGATTCCGGGCGCCGAGTTGGAGCTCATCCCGGACGGCACCCACACCGCCCCACTCGAAGCCCCGGGGCTGGTGGAGGCCCGGGTCGAACGCTTCCTCCGTGAGCGGCTGAACGTGCGTACCGGAGTCGCTTCGCCCGAGCCCCTCCCCCCAGGGAGCCCTCCGGCCGCCCTCTAG
- a CDS encoding cation diffusion facilitator family transporter: protein MTTPPYTRGESGHGHAHDHDDGHGHHHSHHGHGHGHGHAHGPRKGGLAEERKRDKRRLIFALVLTATIALAEAVGGWMTNSLALLSDAGHMLTDVSALALSLVALWFAGKPADVKKTYGYYRMEILSALLNGVLLMGITGFILYEAWERVREPAVVDLGPMAIVASVGLLANLGALGFLHRSHSMNVRGAFLHVLGDTLSSVGVLVGAGIMAYTGWYVVDPIISVVISVVIVVGAVRLVRDAVDVLMEAVPAHVDLAQIKELMLRAQGVTAVHDLHVWTISSGVYALSAHLVVQDPMVCNNDEILSAVKHDLYDRFGIDHTTIQIESESYAHLGEVH from the coding sequence GTGACTACTCCCCCTTACACCCGCGGTGAATCCGGGCATGGCCACGCGCATGACCACGACGATGGCCATGGCCACCACCACTCTCATCACGGCCATGGGCATGGGCACGGTCATGCGCACGGTCCCAGGAAGGGCGGACTGGCGGAGGAGCGGAAGCGGGACAAGCGCCGGCTCATCTTCGCCCTGGTCCTGACGGCGACCATCGCGCTGGCGGAGGCGGTGGGCGGCTGGATGACGAACTCGCTGGCCCTGCTCTCCGACGCGGGCCACATGCTGACGGACGTGTCCGCGCTGGCGCTCAGCCTGGTGGCGCTGTGGTTCGCGGGCAAGCCGGCGGACGTGAAGAAGACGTACGGCTACTACCGCATGGAGATTCTCAGCGCGCTGCTCAACGGCGTGCTGCTGATGGGCATCACCGGCTTCATCCTCTATGAGGCCTGGGAGCGCGTGCGTGAGCCCGCGGTGGTGGACCTGGGGCCCATGGCCATCGTCGCGTCGGTGGGTTTGTTGGCCAATCTGGGCGCGCTGGGATTCCTCCACCGCTCCCACTCCATGAACGTGCGCGGGGCGTTCCTGCACGTGCTGGGGGACACGCTGTCCTCGGTGGGCGTGCTCGTGGGCGCGGGCATCATGGCGTACACGGGCTGGTACGTCGTGGACCCCATCATCTCCGTCGTCATCTCCGTCGTCATCGTGGTGGGCGCGGTGCGCCTGGTGCGTGACGCGGTGGACGTGCTGATGGAGGCGGTGCCAGCGCACGTGGACCTGGCGCAAATCAAGGAGTTGATGCTGCGCGCGCAGGGCGTGACGGCCGTGCATGACCTGCACGTGTGGACCATCTCCAGCGGCGTGTACGCGCTGTCCGCGCACCTGGTGGTGCAGGACCCCATGGTCTGCAACAACGACGAGATTCTCTCCGCCGTGAAGCACGACCTGTACGACCGCTTCGGCATCGACCACACCACGATTCAAATCGAGAGCGAGTCCTACGCCCACCTGGGCGAGGTCCACTGA
- the cglE gene encoding adventurous gliding motility protein CglE, giving the protein MKKSLLIAALALLSSPVLAATPPEGVPFEPRRGFFTETDIGVFFTVGGENVYSNAQTYLQLGIGYDLTEKLSLGAHFGLGSSAQNCFAGYLPGTETCALSDNFTMAFLNLTAAYHVRVMDRLFLTPKVVAGYTRLDPAPVNPGQGDPGRAVSAPNAGLGFGVEYATGMDHFSVGADLLARYIIGPNITSFAIFPKVKYTF; this is encoded by the coding sequence GTGAAGAAGTCTCTGCTGATTGCCGCGCTCGCGCTGCTGTCGTCTCCGGTTCTTGCGGCCACCCCACCGGAAGGGGTGCCGTTCGAGCCGCGCCGTGGCTTCTTCACCGAGACGGACATCGGCGTGTTCTTCACCGTGGGCGGGGAGAACGTCTACTCCAACGCCCAGACGTACCTGCAGTTGGGCATCGGGTACGACCTCACGGAGAAGCTGTCGCTGGGGGCGCACTTCGGGCTCGGCTCGTCCGCGCAGAACTGCTTCGCGGGCTACCTCCCCGGCACGGAGACGTGCGCGCTGTCGGACAACTTCACCATGGCCTTCCTGAACCTCACGGCGGCCTACCACGTGCGCGTCATGGACCGCCTGTTCCTCACGCCCAAGGTGGTGGCGGGCTACACGCGGTTGGACCCGGCGCCGGTGAACCCCGGCCAGGGTGACCCGGGACGCGCCGTCAGCGCGCCCAACGCGGGCCTGGGCTTCGGCGTGGAGTACGCCACGGGCATGGACCACTTCTCCGTCGGCGCGGACCTGCTGGCCCGCTACATCATCGGGCCCAACATCACCTCCTTCGCCATCTTCCCGAAGGTGAAGTACACGTTCTGA
- the typA gene encoding translational GTPase TypA, with product MIPRENIRNVAIVAHVDHGKTTLVDHLLRQAGTFRSNEHVAERVMDSNDLEREKGITILAKNTAVNYKGMQINIIDTPGHADFGGEVERGLRLVDGVILLVDAAEGPLPQTRFVLSKALAMGLKTVLVINKIDRQDARAKDVLDLVYSLYIDLGADEKQLEMPVLYTIARQGQASTDLDVPGKTLEPLYDAIINHIPPPPKSDETSLQLLVANLDYDDYVGRLAVGRVQAGRITANMPVAVCREGGKIQPGKIVKLYGFSGLKRVEIPDAGPGEIVSIAGIEEISIGDTLSDVEKPVPLPRITVDEPTMMMIFKVNDGPLAGKEGKFVTSRNLRERLYREAYRNVAVRVEDTETPDAFRVVGRGELALAVIIENMRREGYELTASNPEPITKEIDGQLHEPMELLFCDVPENSVGSVTERLGPRKGRMVDMGSLGSGRTRLQFRIPARGLIGFRSEFLTITRGEGIMSSQFDGFEPWFGYIPKRQNGAIVSDRLGDTVPYALFSIQERGALFVGAGATVYEGMIIGEHSHASELNVNCCREKKLTNIRASGRDENVILTPPREMGLEKALEWIADDELVEVTPKSIRMRKKALAVGERYRAERDRKREERAAE from the coding sequence ATGATTCCTCGCGAAAACATCCGTAACGTCGCCATCGTCGCCCACGTTGACCATGGCAAGACCACGCTCGTCGATCACTTGCTTCGGCAGGCGGGCACCTTCCGTAGCAACGAGCACGTCGCCGAACGGGTGATGGACTCCAACGACCTCGAGCGCGAGAAGGGCATCACCATTCTCGCGAAGAACACCGCGGTCAACTACAAGGGCATGCAGATCAACATCATCGACACCCCGGGTCACGCCGACTTCGGTGGTGAGGTGGAGCGCGGTCTGCGCCTCGTCGATGGCGTCATCCTGCTGGTGGACGCCGCCGAAGGTCCCCTGCCCCAGACGCGCTTCGTGCTCAGCAAGGCCCTGGCCATGGGCCTGAAGACGGTGCTGGTCATCAACAAGATCGACCGCCAGGACGCCCGCGCGAAGGACGTGCTGGACCTCGTCTACTCGCTCTACATCGACCTGGGCGCGGACGAGAAGCAGTTGGAGATGCCCGTCCTCTACACCATCGCTCGCCAGGGTCAGGCGTCCACGGACCTGGACGTGCCCGGCAAGACGCTGGAGCCCCTGTACGACGCCATCATCAACCACATCCCGCCGCCGCCGAAGTCGGACGAGACGTCGCTGCAGCTCCTGGTCGCCAACCTGGACTACGACGACTACGTCGGCCGTCTGGCCGTGGGCCGCGTGCAGGCCGGCCGCATCACCGCCAACATGCCCGTGGCCGTCTGCCGCGAAGGCGGGAAGATCCAGCCGGGCAAGATCGTCAAGCTGTACGGCTTCTCCGGCCTGAAGCGCGTGGAGATTCCGGACGCCGGTCCGGGTGAAATCGTCTCCATCGCCGGCATCGAGGAGATCTCCATCGGCGACACGCTCTCCGACGTGGAGAAGCCGGTGCCGCTGCCCCGCATCACCGTGGACGAGCCCACGATGATGATGATCTTCAAGGTCAACGACGGGCCGCTGGCGGGCAAGGAAGGCAAGTTCGTCACCTCCCGCAACCTGCGTGAGCGCCTCTACCGCGAGGCGTACCGGAACGTGGCCGTCCGCGTGGAGGACACCGAGACGCCGGACGCGTTCCGCGTGGTGGGCCGTGGCGAACTCGCCCTGGCCGTCATCATCGAGAACATGCGCCGCGAAGGCTACGAGCTGACGGCCTCCAACCCGGAGCCCATCACCAAGGAGATCGACGGCCAGCTCCACGAGCCCATGGAGCTGCTCTTCTGCGACGTGCCGGAGAACAGCGTCGGCTCGGTGACCGAGCGCCTGGGGCCCCGCAAGGGCCGCATGGTGGACATGGGCAGCCTGGGCTCGGGCCGCACCCGGCTCCAGTTCCGCATCCCCGCGCGCGGCCTCATCGGCTTCCGCTCGGAGTTCCTCACCATCACCCGTGGCGAGGGCATCATGAGCAGCCAGTTCGACGGCTTCGAGCCGTGGTTCGGCTACATCCCCAAGCGGCAGAACGGCGCCATCGTCTCCGACCGCCTGGGCGACACCGTGCCGTACGCGCTCTTCAGCATCCAGGAGCGTGGCGCGCTCTTCGTCGGCGCCGGCGCCACGGTGTACGAGGGCATGATCATCGGCGAGCACTCGCACGCGTCCGAGCTGAACGTGAACTGCTGCCGTGAGAAGAAGCTCACGAACATCCGCGCCTCCGGCCGCGACGAGAACGTCATCCTCACGCCGCCGCGCGAGATGGGCCTGGAGAAGGCGCTGGAGTGGATCGCCGACGACGAGCTCGTCGAGGTGACGCCCAAGTCCATCCGCATGCGCAAGAAGGCGCTGGCGGTGGGCGAGCGCTACCGCGCCGAGCGTGACCGCAAGCGCGAGGAGCGCGCGGCCGAGTAG